The sequence CTTGATGTCGCCATAACTTTCCAAAAGTAATTTTATTTACAAGGATTTTAGCTTCTCTTTTGTATTTTTTAACAACATCTACAAGCTTGGGGGAATAACTAGGGAATAGATGTTTTCTAGTGACAAGGATTTCCTTTTGTCCTCCTTCTACCAGAGGAGGAGTTTGGAGAGACATGTTACCAGCAAAATCAGGTATACAGAAGGTAACAGAAGTAGAAAAGCTATGAGTAAAAGAAGTTGTTTCTTCAAAAATAGAGGTATTGATTTCCACATCAAGAGCAGGTTTAGGGAAAATTTTTGTTCCTTTAGGGATTCCGAAACGGCCATCCGAGCTAAGTTGAGCAGTTTCTTTAGAGAAAGAATAATCCAGTACGCTTTCTTCGCTGACAGTATTGAGAATATTTATAGGATCTAATTTCACAATGTCGACAGCGCGTCCTAAGAAATCAACATTCCGAATTAGTTCAACGTCGTCTTCAACCAAAGTGAGAACAGAAGATTCTTCTGTTTGAGAAAATGACTCTTGAGTAATGAGATAGCGTATACCGTCGTAAGAACTTTTTAGCAATGTTTGTTTAATTTCTTCTAAAAGCTCACTGTCAGATTTCATAGGGATAGAAATATCAACAAGGCAGGTGGCTGCACAAGCAGAGAGTTTAGGTTCAAGAATAGTGAAAAGAGCGCCATCTTTAGTATTTTCCCAAGATAGAATATATGGAGCTCCTAAAGAAGCGCTTTCTATAAAAGTAGGGGTATCAAAAATTTCTAAAGGCAGACTTTCGATAAAAGCAGCTAAGCGATTGCCTTCTTCGATGTATTTATCTGAGGATAAAGGGTGCAATCCTAATCGAGGATTAAAGACTGTATGCGGATGAATAACATACAAAAAAGAACAGTTCATCAGAGCTTTCCATGTTTAAATAGTAAGTGGTTTATAATGTAGGGATTTTCTTTTTAAGAAAAGCAAGTAAATGTTGTCTTTGAAAATTTTTAAAAAATTACAGTGTTCTTTCATGTAGTCAAAAGAGAGACTAGGATTTTTCTTGATCGGCCCTTTTGTCATAAAAGAGTATGTTTTGTCTCTTAGAGGTTACGTATTACTTCCTTTTAGAAATGGAGGAAGAGGTTTCTTCGGATGTACTTGCTTCACAATCAGATGATTTTTCTGTAAGTACTAAATTGCTGTTATTAGCTTCATACCTAGAAAGAGGGATAGTATTTGATTGGATATTGTTCCAGAATGTTAGAAGTTGTTCTTTATGCTCTTTGTTCAAATCTTCTAGTACAAGTAAGTCTTCTTGATTTTTTGTTAATCCTAAAATTGTCCAATTTGCAGAACTAACGATGGCTATTTTTTTATCAATTAAACAGAATTTACAATGAAGCATACCCTCTCCATTCCATATCTGCATATCGAGTTTTTGCATTAGTCGGCGTTGAGATTCTGGGAGTTCTGGTTGTTGTAATGCTTTCGGATCAAGAATGACGGTTACGCGAATACCACTATGCTTCAGTTTGAGTAATAATTTGATGACCTCTGGATGAGAGAGAATATGCATACCAAGTTGTATACTTTTACAAGCTCGAGTCAAGATATTGCATATAATGTTGCTGCCGTCGCAATGAGTACGACCTATAGGGTAATACCGTACTATTGATCCTCCAATTGGACATACTGTAGGTCGAGAAAGATTTAAAGCATAATGCAACTGTGAGGAGGTTGCGCATACAGTGAGATTAACATCTTTCTGATTAGTATCAGAAAAGTTTGCTGTACTGAAAAGACAATATCTTCTATCTGTGAGGAGGAGTTTTTTATGTGCTTTTACTCCAGATCTAGAGACGAATTTAGTTAGTGAGAGATTGGAGCATTTTGGAAAATTAAATGTCTCTAGTAGCTTCTGGCATAAAATGCTTACATAAACATTTTCAAGAACTTTTTCTCTTAAAGTTTCTAGGATTTTAGGATTATTTAAGATAAATATTTTGACATACACAGATGAGTGAGCCCGCTTTATAGTTTCACAAATCAATTCGGTAAAATTGTGTTCGGGGTCGATTTGAGAAGAAAAGAAGGTCAGAGGAGAAGGGGGTGCGGCGGGGATTCCTGCTCTCGAGAATATCGTGTGCGAGAGCTTCTAGAAGGGCGGTGATGATCTGAAGAAGATCTAGAACTATGAGAGCTACGATAGGGATGATATCTTTGATGGCTTCTAGAAGATGACCTTACTCTAGATTTATGGCTATGATGATGGAAAGAGCTGTGAGTTTTCATCTTAGCACATCAATTTTATGACAATAAAAATCGGCGAATTTTGCTAAAAATTTCTTTTTTTTGAAAGCGGCC is a genomic window of Chlamydia sp. containing:
- a CDS encoding phospholipase D-like domain-containing protein, with amino-acid sequence MICETIKRAHSSVYVKIFILNNPKILETLREKVLENVYVSILCQKLLETFNFPKCSNLSLTKFVSRSGVKAHKKLLLTDRRYCLFSTANFSDTNQKDVNLTVCATSSQLHYALNLSRPTVCPIGGSIVRYYPIGRTHCDGSNIICNILTRACKSIQLGMHILSHPEVIKLLLKLKHSGIRVTVILDPKALQQPELPESQRRLMQKLDMQIWNGEGMLHCKFCLIDKKIAIVSSANWTILGLTKNQEDLLVLEDLNKEHKEQLLTFWNNIQSNTIPLSRYEANNSNLVLTEKSSDCEASTSEETSSSISKRK